Sequence from the Rhodospirillales bacterium genome:
TGGCGCATGAACTGGAATGGATTCGCTCCAGCCCGCGCGCGCGCCATGCCAAGGCCCAGGCGCGCATCACGGCCTACGAGCAAAAGCTGGCCGAAGCCCAGGCGCGCGAAAGCCGCCCCGACGTCGCCCAGATCGTGATTCCGCCGGGGCCCCGCCTCGGCGACGTGGTGATCGACGCGGAGAATTTGCGCAAGGGCTACGGCGACCGGTTGCTGATCGAAAATCTGTCGTTCCGCCTGCCGGCCGGCGGCGTGGTCGGCGTCATCGGCCCCAACGGCGCGGGCAAGACCACGCTTTTTCGCATGATCACCGGCCAGGAAAAGCCGGACGGCGGCACCATTCGCATCGGCGAGACGGCCAAGCTCGGTTACGTCGACCAGTCGCGCGATTCGCTCGACGCGAAAAAAACCGTTTGGGAGGAAATTTCGGGCGGGCTCGATGAGCTTCAACTTGGCAAGCGGACGATGGCGAGCCGCGCCTATGTCGGCCAGTTCAACTTCCGCGGCGCCGACCAGCAGAAGAAGGTCGGCCAGCTCTCGGGCGGTGAGCGCAATCGGGTCCACCTCGCCAAGATGCTGAAATCGGGCGCCAACGTGCTGCTGCTCGACGAGCCGACCAACGACCTCGACGTCGAGACCTTGAGCGCGCTCGAGGACGGCCTGACCGATTTTCCCGGTTGCGCCGTGATCATCAGCCACGATCGCTGGTTCCTCGATCGGCTCGCGACCCATATCCTCGCCTTCGAGGGCGAGAGTCAGGTGGTCTGGTTCGAAGGGAACTACCAGGATTATGAGGCCGACCGGAAGAAGCGGCTCGGCGCCGAGGCCGACCAGCCGCACCGCATCAAGTACAAGCCCCTCACGCGTTAGCGTGAGAAAACAAAGGCCGCGCGCCGGCGTGGAACAACGACTTG
This genomic interval carries:
- the ettA gene encoding energy-dependent translational throttle protein EttA; the protein is MPAYQYSFVMRNLAKTFPGGREILKNITLSFLPDAKIGVVGVNGSGKSTLLRIMAGLDKDIGGEAWAAEGVRVGYLEQEPGLDPALDVQGNVTRGLGGVKDMLDRFNAISAKFAEPMDEDAMNALLAEQAELQEKIDAANGWELDRTIEIAMDALRCPPAGADVTTISGGERRRVALCRLLLQKPEILLLDEPTNHLDAESVAWLERHLREYKGTVIVVTHDRYFLDNVTGWILELDRGRGIPYQGNYSSWLEQKQKRMTQEEREETAKSRALAHELEWIRSSPRARHAKAQARITAYEQKLAEAQARESRPDVAQIVIPPGPRLGDVVIDAENLRKGYGDRLLIENLSFRLPAGGVVGVIGPNGAGKTTLFRMITGQEKPDGGTIRIGETAKLGYVDQSRDSLDAKKTVWEEISGGLDELQLGKRTMASRAYVGQFNFRGADQQKKVGQLSGGERNRVHLAKMLKSGANVLLLDEPTNDLDVETLSALEDGLTDFPGCAVIISHDRWFLDRLATHILAFEGESQVVWFEGNYQDYEADRKKRLGAEADQPHRIKYKPLTR